In Aggregatibacter sp. 2125159857, one DNA window encodes the following:
- a CDS encoding Dam family site-specific DNA-(adenine-N6)-methyltransferase: MPKSAKATTSTPKTKSRPFLKWAGGKYRLTDEINRLLPKRKQCLVEPFVGAGAVFLNSHFERYILADINPDLIHLFNIVKQDVEGYIQACKPVFFHPDANTESYYYSKRKEFNQSTDVFQRAVLFLYLNRFGFNGLCRYNAKNEFNVPFGAYKTHYFPEEELRFFAAKAQSAVFICADFQQTFQMADEDCVIYCDPPYAPISQNSNFTNYSGNEFSIANQRDLANLAKDTVKQRNVQVVISNHDTPFTREIYQGAKIRRLKVQRSISQAPHKRVKVRELIAVFNI; this comes from the coding sequence ATGCCTAAATCTGCTAAAGCTACGACATCAACACCCAAAACTAAAAGTCGCCCCTTTCTCAAATGGGCGGGCGGTAAATATCGTCTCACAGACGAGATCAACCGCTTATTGCCAAAACGCAAACAATGTTTGGTCGAACCGTTTGTCGGTGCCGGTGCGGTATTTCTCAACAGCCATTTCGAACGCTACATTCTGGCAGACATCAACCCTGATTTAATCCACCTATTTAACATCGTCAAACAGGACGTTGAAGGTTACATCCAAGCGTGCAAACCAGTTTTCTTCCACCCGGATGCCAATACTGAAAGTTACTATTACAGCAAGCGTAAAGAATTTAATCAAAGTACCGATGTATTCCAACGTGCCGTATTATTCCTGTATTTAAATCGTTTTGGCTTTAACGGCTTGTGTCGCTACAACGCCAAAAACGAATTTAATGTGCCTTTCGGCGCTTACAAAACCCATTATTTCCCGGAAGAAGAACTCCGTTTTTTTGCCGCTAAAGCACAAAGTGCGGTCTTTATTTGCGCCGATTTTCAACAAACCTTCCAAATGGCGGATGAAGACTGCGTAATTTACTGCGACCCACCCTATGCCCCCATTTCACAAAACAGCAATTTCACCAATTATTCCGGCAATGAATTTTCCATCGCAAACCAACGCGATCTTGCCAACCTTGCCAAAGACACTGTGAAACAACGCAATGTCCAAGTGGTGATTTCCAATCACGACACGCCATTCACCCGAGAAATCTACCAGGGCGCGAAAATCCGCCGCTTAAAAGTGCAACGCTCGATCAGCCAAGCGCCGCATAAACGCGTCAAAGTAAGAGAGTTGATTGCGGTCTTCAACATCTAA
- the aroB gene encoding 3-dehydroquinate synthase: protein MLYVNVELKERSYPIYIGAGLLTNSDCYPLQSGNKVMIVTNPTVAQHYLSTVTDTLEKIGCLVEHVVLPDGEQYKTLDSLNLIFTALLKANHGRDTTIVALGGGVIGDVAGYAAASYQRGIRFIQIPTTLLAQVDSSVGGKTAVNHELGKNMIGAFYQPSAVIVDTLTLNTLPKREFNAGLAEVIKYGVILDFPFFQWLEQHIDDLVALDQNALQQCIARCCQLKADIVARDETEKGDRALLNLGHTFGHAIETHLGYGNWLHGEAVSAGCMMAAALSEKLGDLTPHDVARLEKLLARANLPTVSPDGMTAQDYLPLMMRDKKVLNGKLRLVLLKALGQAYVATDVPQEQVIEAINRCTQVD from the coding sequence ATGTTGTATGTAAATGTTGAATTAAAAGAAAGAAGCTACCCGATTTATATCGGCGCCGGATTACTCACGAATAGCGATTGCTATCCGCTGCAATCCGGCAATAAAGTCATGATCGTGACCAATCCAACTGTTGCACAACATTATCTTTCTACCGTGACGGACACCTTAGAAAAAATCGGTTGTCTTGTTGAGCACGTGGTATTGCCGGACGGCGAACAATACAAGACACTGGATTCTTTGAACCTGATTTTCACCGCACTTTTAAAAGCTAACCATGGACGCGATACCACGATCGTGGCATTAGGCGGCGGTGTCATCGGTGACGTGGCAGGCTATGCCGCAGCAAGTTATCAACGTGGCATTCGTTTTATTCAAATTCCGACGACATTATTAGCCCAAGTGGATTCTTCCGTGGGCGGCAAAACGGCAGTAAACCACGAATTAGGCAAAAATATGATCGGCGCGTTTTATCAACCGAGTGCCGTGATTGTCGATACGCTCACCCTAAACACCTTACCAAAACGTGAATTCAACGCCGGCCTAGCCGAAGTCATCAAATATGGGGTGATTTTAGATTTCCCATTTTTCCAATGGTTAGAACAACACATCGATGACTTAGTCGCCCTTGACCAAAACGCATTACAACAATGTATCGCCCGTTGTTGCCAATTAAAAGCGGATATTGTAGCGCGCGATGAAACGGAAAAAGGCGATCGTGCGCTATTAAATCTTGGCCACACGTTCGGCCATGCCATCGAGACCCATTTAGGTTACGGCAACTGGTTACACGGCGAAGCGGTATCCGCCGGCTGTATGATGGCTGCGGCGTTATCAGAAAAATTAGGCGATTTAACACCGCATGATGTCGCACGGTTAGAAAAACTTTTAGCGCGCGCCAATTTGCCAACCGTTTCACCGGATGGCATGACCGCACAAGATTATCTGCCACTGATGATGCGTGATAAAAAAGTGCTCAATGGAAAATTGCGTTTGGTGCTCCTCAAAGCCCTTGGACAGGCTTATGTGGCGACAGATGTCCCACAAGAACAGGTGATTGAAGCCATCAATCGTTGTACGCAAGTTGACTAA
- the aroK gene encoding shikimate kinase AroK, which yields MAEKRNIFLVGPMGAGKSTIGRQLAQLLNMDFVDTDAEIEERAGADIGWIFDVEGEEGFRKREERLINELTQRQGIVLSTGGGAVLSKDNRNHLSARGIVVYLETTVEKQYQRTQRDKKRPLLQDVDDPRQVLEDLAKVRNPLYEEVADITLPTDEQSAKVMATQIIDLIDNYNG from the coding sequence ATGGCAGAAAAACGTAATATTTTCCTCGTGGGGCCTATGGGGGCAGGTAAAAGCACTATCGGTCGCCAACTTGCACAACTACTTAACATGGATTTTGTCGATACCGACGCAGAAATTGAAGAACGCGCCGGTGCCGACATCGGTTGGATTTTTGATGTAGAGGGCGAAGAAGGATTCCGCAAAAGAGAAGAACGCCTTATTAATGAATTAACACAACGTCAAGGCATTGTATTATCTACCGGTGGTGGTGCAGTGTTATCAAAAGACAACCGCAATCATCTTTCCGCACGCGGTATCGTAGTTTATTTGGAAACTACCGTAGAGAAACAATATCAACGCACCCAACGAGATAAAAAACGTCCGCTATTGCAAGATGTTGACGATCCGCGCCAAGTGTTGGAAGACTTAGCTAAAGTTCGCAATCCGCTCTATGAAGAAGTGGCGGATATCACCCTACCAACTGACGAGCAAAGTGCCAAAGTTATGGCGACACAAATTATCGACCTGATTGACAACTACAACGGTTAA
- a CDS encoding type IV pilus secretin PilQ: MKLVLSLCLKCGLFFGCFVSLVMSFAVYAEQPRVFSIRLKQAPLVPTLQQLALAQNVNLIIDDELQGTLSLQLDNVDLDQLFRSVAKIKQLDLWQENGIYYLSKLETAAKFATQMETPFTLPAEMMEQPTQLTTATIKLHFAKASEVMKSLTGGSGSLLSPNGSLSFDDRSNLLLIQDEPKAIANLKKLIKELDKPIEQIAIEARIVTINGESLKELGVRWGIFNPTENAHHLSGSLAGNGFDNITHQLNVNLPTATTPVGSVALQVAKINGRLLDLELTALERENNVEIIASPRLLTTNKKSASIKQGTELPYIMVNEKSGTQSVEFREAVLGLEVTPHISQDKQILLDLVVSQNAPGGRVSYGLGEVVSIDKQEINTQVFAKDGETIVLGGVFHDTITKGVDKVPLLGDIPGIKRLFSKESERHQKRELVIFVTPHILRQGAFPESLKKSSQVTPQNKRNEPAKKR, from the coding sequence ATGAAATTAGTGCTTTCCCTCTGCCTAAAGTGCGGTCTGTTTTTCGGATGTTTTGTGAGTCTGGTGATGAGCTTTGCCGTATATGCGGAACAACCTCGCGTGTTTTCGATTCGGTTGAAGCAAGCACCATTAGTGCCAACGTTGCAACAGCTGGCATTAGCACAAAACGTCAATTTAATTATTGACGATGAATTACAAGGCACCCTTTCACTTCAACTGGATAACGTGGACTTGGATCAGCTCTTTCGGTCTGTTGCCAAAATCAAGCAGTTGGATTTGTGGCAAGAAAACGGTATTTATTATTTAAGTAAACTTGAGACCGCCGCCAAATTTGCCACCCAAATGGAAACGCCTTTTACGTTGCCTGCCGAGATGATGGAACAACCCACACAACTCACCACTGCCACGATTAAATTGCATTTTGCGAAAGCTTCGGAAGTGATGAAATCGCTCACCGGCGGTAGTGGTTCGCTCCTTTCTCCCAACGGCAGTTTAAGTTTTGACGATCGCAGTAATTTATTGTTAATTCAAGATGAACCGAAAGCCATTGCGAATTTAAAAAAGCTCATTAAAGAATTAGATAAGCCCATTGAACAAATCGCCATTGAAGCCCGAATTGTGACCATTAACGGTGAAAGCCTCAAAGAATTGGGGGTTCGTTGGGGAATTTTTAATCCAACAGAAAATGCGCATCACCTCAGTGGAAGTCTGGCTGGTAATGGTTTTGACAATATCACTCATCAATTAAACGTTAACTTGCCGACGGCGACCACGCCGGTCGGTTCTGTTGCGCTGCAAGTGGCGAAAATCAATGGGCGACTTTTAGACTTAGAATTGACCGCACTTGAGCGGGAAAACAATGTGGAGATTATCGCTAGCCCTCGTTTGCTTACCACCAATAAGAAAAGCGCGAGTATCAAGCAAGGGACGGAATTGCCTTACATTATGGTGAATGAAAAAAGTGGGACACAAAGCGTAGAATTTCGCGAAGCCGTATTAGGCTTGGAAGTGACACCGCATATTTCACAGGATAAACAAATTTTGTTGGATTTAGTGGTCAGTCAAAATGCGCCGGGTGGACGTGTTTCATACGGCCTGGGTGAAGTGGTTTCCATTGATAAACAAGAAATTAATACACAAGTTTTCGCCAAGGACGGCGAAACCATCGTGTTGGGCGGTGTTTTTCATGATACCATCACAAAAGGCGTGGACAAAGTGCCTTTGTTGGGGGATATTCCGGGCATTAAACGCTTATTTAGCAAAGAAAGTGAACGCCATCAAAAACGTGAGCTGGTGATTTTCGTCACACCGCATATTTTACGCCAAGGGGCATTTCCGGAAAGTCTAAAAAAATCATCGCAGGTAACGCCTCAGAATAAACGCAACGAACCGGCAAAAAAACGATAA
- a CDS encoding competence protein ComD gives MVRQMLWLFISVMISHAGLAKDPFDKNRRQSTTQAAPEKQNSTLNLTCHTAPSTIFPQTAFEQIQVIGVLQHHTDWQVILLADNQVSLAHPGDLIAVEHIQITKIDKQHIDFLRWDTSANCEKTTPFQVKF, from the coding sequence ATGGTAAGACAAATGTTATGGTTATTCATCAGCGTGATGATCAGCCACGCCGGTTTAGCGAAAGATCCCTTTGACAAAAATCGCCGGCAAAGTACGACGCAAGCCGCACCGGAAAAACAAAACAGCACGCTAAATTTAACCTGCCACACTGCACCTTCAACCATTTTCCCGCAAACGGCCTTTGAACAGATTCAAGTGATCGGCGTATTACAACATCACACCGATTGGCAAGTCATCTTGCTTGCTGACAATCAAGTCAGCCTTGCCCATCCCGGCGATTTGATTGCTGTCGAGCATATTCAAATTACTAAAATCGACAAACAACACATTGATTTTTTACGTTGGGACACTAGTGCGAACTGTGAGAAAACCACCCCTTTTCAAGTGAAATTTTAA
- a CDS encoding competence protein — protein sequence MKWIDKMATTNLFSHWYQLAAWQQTALLCALGVASLSLPAQHYWQQWTQLAQLTEQQEMQQATLAHQQKILAALKEKADKHLLTPKLAGKLAAINQQIQQLAQSLHIEHSQWDFHQTALLTLHVQGYFDELSAFLTALLTASNGLALVEWQVQKRSEPNDDSILFSELLFQFNPEEK from the coding sequence ATGAAATGGATAGATAAAATGGCGACGACAAACCTATTCAGCCATTGGTATCAGCTTGCTGCTTGGCAACAGACGGCCTTGTTATGTGCGCTGGGTGTTGCCTCACTTTCTTTGCCGGCACAACATTATTGGCAGCAATGGACACAATTAGCACAACTGACAGAACAACAGGAAATGCAACAGGCGACACTAGCACATCAACAAAAAATTTTGGCAGCACTAAAAGAAAAAGCCGATAAGCATTTACTTACACCAAAATTAGCCGGCAAACTTGCAGCAATTAATCAGCAAATTCAACAGCTTGCCCAATCATTACACATTGAACATAGCCAGTGGGACTTTCATCAAACAGCGTTGTTAACACTGCACGTTCAAGGCTATTTTGATGAGTTAAGTGCATTTTTGACCGCACTTTTAACGGCAAGTAATGGGTTGGCGTTGGTGGAATGGCAGGTGCAAAAACGCAGCGAGCCGAATGACGACAGTATCCTTTTCAGCGAATTGTTATTCCAGTTCAATCCCGAGGAAAAATAA
- a CDS encoding PilN domain-containing protein produces the protein MKKDINLLPWRLQQRRRQVKALVTKCVAGAVLCTVISVGLYRAAEQYAKQAEKLQHEYVALQRELQLTQQHIQQIRHHQRHDQETQAITKETFFLLLNQLAELPLTQGELSALALSEHHLTLTGQSVSQEEFDRLNHFLTEQALFSEVKLTEFKPQAQEMRFQFDLKLQVTP, from the coding sequence ATGAAAAAAGACATTAATCTGTTGCCGTGGCGATTACAGCAACGCCGCCGGCAGGTCAAAGCCTTGGTGACGAAATGCGTGGCAGGTGCAGTGCTTTGTACGGTAATTAGCGTGGGGTTATACCGTGCTGCCGAACAGTACGCAAAACAGGCGGAAAAATTACAACATGAATACGTTGCATTGCAACGTGAGCTACAACTTACACAACAACACATTCAGCAGATCAGACATCATCAACGTCATGACCAAGAGACCCAAGCAATCACCAAAGAAACGTTTTTTTTATTGTTAAATCAATTAGCTGAGTTACCACTTACACAAGGAGAGCTATCCGCGTTGGCGCTTTCGGAGCATCATTTAACGCTTACCGGCCAAAGTGTTAGCCAAGAGGAGTTCGATCGTCTTAACCATTTTCTGACCGAGCAAGCGTTATTTAGCGAAGTGAAACTCACGGAATTTAAACCGCAAGCGCAAGAAATGCGATTTCAGTTTGATCTCAAATTGCAGGTAACCCCATGA
- a CDS encoding competence protein ComA, translated as MFIKRTPSIQVGLWLRHHAIDVVWFDKDNRPHSECLEKLDLLELPATLNRRLAMPARRKSPYKFITAIMPHHIWQKTLILPHNLTPLECEQQCHFTLSNELPLPLEEIWYDYAATPLKQGFRLEIFAIRQQIATDYLQQFMPLQIEVLDNMAKALLRGAEYVLGKPLPAAAIFLYQDEQGGLAVQSKLQQNQTLFQTETNLTALFEQYCHRYDEKLEAVFYLQTEDTETAVPDHWHCLSTELPLIALGNALWQQDTYAKSTALFDAPIG; from the coding sequence ATGTTCATAAAACGTACACCTTCAATTCAAGTCGGCCTCTGGTTGCGTCATCACGCTATTGATGTGGTTTGGTTCGATAAGGACAATCGTCCGCATAGTGAGTGTTTGGAAAAATTAGATTTACTGGAGCTTCCCGCCACCCTTAATCGCCGACTTGCTATGCCTGCACGCAGAAAATCGCCTTATAAATTTATTACCGCCATCATGCCGCATCATATCTGGCAAAAAACACTGATTTTGCCGCACAATCTCACCCCGCTGGAATGTGAGCAACAATGTCATTTTACACTTTCCAACGAGCTGCCGTTGCCGCTTGAGGAGATTTGGTATGACTATGCCGCCACCCCATTAAAACAGGGGTTCCGTTTGGAAATCTTCGCGATTCGCCAACAAATTGCAACGGATTACTTACAGCAATTTATGCCGCTACAGATTGAGGTGTTAGACAACATGGCAAAAGCCTTGTTACGTGGCGCAGAATATGTGTTAGGCAAGCCCTTGCCGGCAGCGGCCATTTTCTTATATCAAGATGAACAAGGCGGATTAGCCGTACAATCTAAACTGCAACAAAATCAAACCTTATTCCAAACAGAGACAAATTTGACCGCACTTTTTGAGCAATATTGCCATCGTTATGACGAAAAACTGGAAGCCGTTTTTTACTTGCAAACGGAAGACACTGAAACAGCAGTGCCGGATCACTGGCATTGTCTCTCAACGGAATTGCCGCTTATCGCCCTTGGTAATGCCTTATGGCAACAAGATACGTATGCCAAATCCACCGCACTTTTCGATGCACCGATTGGTTAA